The Triticum dicoccoides isolate Atlit2015 ecotype Zavitan chromosome 6A, WEW_v2.0, whole genome shotgun sequence genome has a window encoding:
- the LOC119319303 gene encoding agamous-like MADS-box protein AGL80: protein MARKKVALRYIRNNSARRNALKKHTKILMKKAGEVAAMPDAKACVVVYGEGMAVPEVFPSHGEAVAILNQFKSMQEAARLKKTMDQESILRERIVQLQERVQKARREEQDKHTKILLYKALKSGHFPDNIEELTALGSKVDSILKSLSECTTKMSGQPPVDQAQVPYVTNGRGMGPPIMYQAPPQQQEGCLNTMRFERAPTTVIYDGDNTCGYDGNNDVFSRGHMNM from the coding sequence ATGGCTCGCAAGAAGGTGGCCCTTCGGTACATCCGCAATAACTCGGCGCGGCGCAATGCCTTGAAGAAGCACACTAAGATCCTGATGAAGAAGGCAGGCGAGGTGGCCGCCATGCCCGATGCTAAGGCATGTGTGGTTGTGTATGGCGAGGGCATGGCGGTGCCAGAGGTGTTCCCATCCCATGGCGAGGCAGTGGCTATCCTGAATCAGTTCAAGAGCATGCAAGAGGCGGCACGGCTAAAGAAGACGATGGACCAAGAGAGCATCCTCCGTGAGCGTATCGTACAGCTCCAAGAGCGGGTCCAGAAGGCTAGACGCGAGGAGCAGGACAAGCACACCAAGATTCTCCTATATAAGGCCTTAAAAAGTGGCCACTTCCCAGACAACATCGAGGAGCTCACAGCCCTGGGCTCGAAGGTGGACTCTATCCTCAAGAGCCTGAGTGAATGCACCACAAAAATGAGTGGGCAGCCACCAGTCGACCAAGCCCAGGTACCATACGTCACCAATGGCAGGGGCATGGGGCCTCCAATTATGTATCAGGCACCACCACAGCAACAGGAGGGTTGTCTTAACACTATGAGGTTCGAAAGGGCCCCTACCACCGTGATCTACGATGGTGACAATACTTGTGGCTATGACGGCAACAACGATGTCTTCTCTCGTGGCCACATGAATATGTAA
- the LOC119315465 gene encoding dihydrolipoyllysine-residue acetyltransferase component 3 of pyruvate dehydrogenase complex, mitochondrial-like: MDQCFNSYSFQVTANRLLASKQTIPHYYLTVDTRVDKLIKLRGELNPLQEASGGKKISINDLVIKAAALALRKVPECNSSWMNDFIRQYHNVNINVAVQTEHGLFVPVVRDADKKGLGTIGEEVKQLAQRARDNSLKPQDYEGGTFTVSNLGGPFGIKQFCAIINPPQSAILAIGSAEKRVIPGSADGQYEFGSYMSVTMSCDHRVIDGAIGAEFLKAFKGYIENPTTMFL; encoded by the exons ATGGACCAG TGTTTTAACTCTTATTCTTTTCAGGTTACTGCAAACCGCCTCCTAGCTTCTAAACAAACCATCCCACATTACTACTTGACAGTTGACACACGTGTCGACAAACTTATCAA GTTACGAGGGGAACTGAACCCACTGCAGGAagcatctggtggaaagaagatatcTATTAACGACCTTGTTATAAAG GCTGCAGCCTTGGCTCTTCGAAAGGTCCCTGAGTGCAACAGTTCTTGGATGAATGATTTTATTCGCCA ATACCACAATGTAAACATAAATGTAGCTGTACAAACTGAGCATGGATTGTTTGTTCCAGTAGTTAGG GATGCAGACAAGAAGGGACTTGGTACAATCGGTGAGGAGGTGAAGCAGTTGGCTCAAAGAGCAAGGGATAACAGCTTAAAACCACAAGATTACGAG GGTGGCACGTTCACAGTATCAAACTTGGGAGGTCCTTTTGGAATTAAACAGTTCTGTGCTATTATAAATCCTCCTCAGTCAGCAATCTTGGCCATTGGTTCTG CTGAGAAGAGGGTGATACCAGGCAGCGCGGATGGTCAGTACGAGTTTGGTTCCTACATGTCAGTAACAATGAGCTGCGATCACAGGGTTATTGATG GTGCAATTGGGGCGGAATTCCTGAAAGCGTTCAAGGGCTACATCGAGAACCCGACCACAATGTTCCTGTAA
- the LOC119314949 gene encoding agamous-like MADS-box protein AGL80 has product MARKKVALRYIRNNSARRNALKKHTKILMKKAGEVAAMPDAKACVVVYGEGMAVPEVFPSHGEAVAILNQFKSMQEAARLKKTMDQESILRERIVQLQEQVQKARREEQDQHTKILLYKALKSGHFPDNIEELTALGSKVDSILKSLSECTTKMSGQPPVDQAQVPYVTNGRGMGPPIMYQAPPQQQEGCLNTMRFERAPTTVIYDGDNTCGYDDNNDVFSRGHMNM; this is encoded by the coding sequence ATGGCTCGCAAGAAGGTGGCCCTTCGGTACATCCGCAATAACTCGGCGCGGCGCAATGCCTTGAAGAAGCACACTAAGATCCTGATGAAGAAGGCAGGCGAGGTGGCCGCCATGCCCGATGCTAAGGCATGTGTGGTCGTGTATGGCGAGGGCATGGCGGTGCCAGAGGTGTTCCCATCCCATGGCGAGGCAGTGGCTATCCTGAATCAGTTCAAGAGCATGCAAGAGGCGGCACGGCTAAAGAAGACGATGGACCAAGAGAGCATCCTCCGTGAGCGTATCGTACAGCTCCAAGAGCAGGTCCAGAAGGCTAGACGCGAGGAGCAGGACCAACACACCAAGATTCTCCTGTATAAGGCCTTAAAAAGTGGCCACTTCCCAGACAACATCGAGGAGCTCACAGCCCTGGGCTCGAAGGTGGACTCTATCCTCAAGAGCCTGAGTGAATGCACCACAAAAATGAGTGGGCAGCCACCAGTCGACCAAGCCCAGGTACCATACGTCACCAATGGCAGGGGCATGGGGCCTCCAATTATGTATCAGGCACCACCACAGCAACAGGAGGGTTGTCTTAACACTATGAGGTTCGAAAGGGCCCCTACCACCGTGATCTACGATGGTGACAATACTTGTGGCTATGACGACAACAACGATGTCTTCTCTCGTGGCCACATGAATATGTAA